A genomic stretch from Halichoerus grypus chromosome 7, mHalGry1.hap1.1, whole genome shotgun sequence includes:
- the FCRL3 gene encoding Fc receptor-like protein 3 isoform X2 translates to MWNFYLVRKERDWLILQASHPVFEGDDVSLRCRGKKEEDINEKIYYRNNKRIKHDYNSEVIRLHSVSRDNSKYHCTASVKSLWTPWRTSKPLKIQVQELFPHPVLRASSSQPIEGSPVSLKCETWLPPLRSHIQLQFCFFREDKVLGSGWIDSPELQILTMWSEDAGSYWCQAKAVTPNITKKSLRSWIHVQRIPVSDVNLEIQPRGGQLIEGEDLVLICSVAKGTGTVTFSWHREGTERSLGRKIQHALSAELRIAAVREQDAGRYYCSADNFYGPILSKRIRVTLRIPASRPVLTLRTPGTRAVVGDMVELRCEAQRGSPPILYRFYHEDVTLGSSLAPSGGGVSFNLSLTPEHSGNYSCEADNGLGAQRSEAVPLRVIVPVSRPVLTFNPAGAQVMVGDLLELRCEVQRGSPPILYWFYHEDVILGNTSAPFGGGSSFNLSLTTEHSGNYSCGADNGLGVQSSYMVTLNFTGLSTNKVIQITVGVIGWLLSMLGLAATASLVSHFRTQRKSGGLPGTGTPSYSPEEHREPSRSGPSSTDPRRPIHSEPAALMELQPVYSNVSPGHDNLVYSEIWSSHHTKENPAPSPKTHQKDEEPAIIYSEVKKAHPDDHEGQAHEDAAENYENLPRVPLALDR, encoded by the exons ATGTGGAATTTTTATCTGGTGAGGAAAGAAAGGG ACTGGCTGATCCTCCAGGCTTCTCACCCTGTCTTTGAAGGAGATGATGTATCTCTGAGATGCcgggggaagaaagaagaagatattaATGAAAAGATTTACtacagaaataacaaaagaattaAGCATGATTATAACTCAGAAGTCATAAGACTACATTCAGTGTCCAGGGACAATAGCAAATATCATTGTACTGCTTCTGTGAAATCTTTATGGACGCCATGGAGAACTTCAAAACCTTTAAAGATCCAAGTTCAAG AGCTGTTTCCACATCCTGTGCTGAGAGCCAGCTCCTCCCAGCCCATCGAGGGGAGCCCAGTGAGCCTGAAATGTGAGACCTGGCTCCCTCCACTGAGGTCACACATTCAGCTTCAGTTCTGTTTCTTCAGAGAAGATAAGGTCCTAGGATCTGGCTGGATCGACTCACCGGAGCTCCAGATCCTCACCATGTGGAGTGAAGACGCAGGGTCCTACTGGTGCCAGGCAAAGGCAGTGACCCCCAATATCACAAAAAAAAGCCTGAGATCCTGGATACATGTGCAGA GGATCCCTGTGTCTGATGTGAATCTAGAGATCCAGCCCCGTGGGGGCCAGCTGATTGAAGGAGAAGATCTGGTCCTTATCTGCTCAGTAGCCAAGGGTACAGGGACTGTCACGTTCTCCTGGCACCGGGAGGGCACAGAGAGGAGCTTGGGCAGGAAGATTCAGCATGCCCTGTCAGCAGAGCTACGGATAGCAGCCGTGAGGGAGCAGGATGCTGGGAGGTACTACTGCTCAGCCGACAACTTCTATGGCCCCATCCTCAGTAAACGGATCAGAGTCACACTGAGAA TTCCAGCGTCCCGCCCCGTCCTCACCCTCAGGACTCCCGGGACCCGGGCCGTGGTGGGGGACATGGTGGAGCTTCGCTGTGAGGCCCAGAGGGGCTCTCCCCCGATCCTGTACCGGTTTTATCACGAGGATGTCACCCTGGGGAGCAGCTTGGCCCCGTCTGGAGGAGGAGTGTCCTTCAACCTCTCTCTGACCCCAGAACATTCTGGAAACTACTCCTGTGAAGCCGACAATGGCCTGGGGGCCCAGCGCAGCGAGGCAGTACCACTCAGGGTCATAG TTCCAGTGTCCCGCCCTGTCCTCACCTTCAACCCTGCCGGGGCCCAGGTTATGGTGGGAGATTTGTTAGAACTTCGCTGCGAGGTCCAGAGAGGCTCCCCCCCGATCTTATACTGGTTTTATCATGAAGATGTCATCCTGGGGAACACCTCAGCCCCCTTTGGAGGAGGATCATCTTTTAACCTCTCCCTGACCACAGAGCATTCTGGAAATTACTCCTGTGGGGCTGACAATGGCCTGGGAGTCCAGAGCAGTTACATGGTGACACTCAACTTCACAG GGCTTTCCACGAACAAAGTAATCCAAATCACTGTGGGCGTCATCGGGTGGCTGCTAAGCATGCTTGGCCTTGCTGCTACTGCTTCTTTGGTGAGTCACTTCAGGACCCAAAGGAAATCAG GAGGACTTCCTGGCACTGGAACACCCAG TTACAGTCCCGAGGAGCATCGAGAGCCTTCCCGGTCCGGACCCTCCAGCACAGACCCCCGCAGGCCCATCCACTCTGAGCCAGCAGCCCTGATGGAGCTGCAGCCTGTGTATAGCAATG TGAGTCCTGGACATGACAATCTGGTTTATTCCGAGATCTGGAGTAGCCATCATACCAAGGAAAATCCAG CACCTTCACCAAAGACACATCAGAAGGATGAG GAACCAGCAATCATCTATTCAGAGGTGAAGAAGGCACATCCAGATGACCATGAAGGGCAGGCCCATGAAGATGCTGCAGAAAACTATGAGAATCTCCCACGTGTACCGCTGGCCCTGGACCGCTAG
- the FCRL3 gene encoding Fc receptor-like protein 3 isoform X1, which produces MSFPCHRPGRVAMLLQLLLLTLASGQEQPATSPKAFLLLTPPWSTTFKGEKVTLTCKDHHSLVQGYISWYHNGDLWTRGPETIQIKTSAHYSCKTQRSSLSDPVHVEFLSDWLILQASHPVFEGDDVSLRCRGKKEEDINEKIYYRNNKRIKHDYNSEVIRLHSVSRDNSKYHCTASVKSLWTPWRTSKPLKIQVQELFPHPVLRASSSQPIEGSPVSLKCETWLPPLRSHIQLQFCFFREDKVLGSGWIDSPELQILTMWSEDAGSYWCQAKAVTPNITKKSLRSWIHVQRIPVSDVNLEIQPRGGQLIEGEDLVLICSVAKGTGTVTFSWHREGTERSLGRKIQHALSAELRIAAVREQDAGRYYCSADNFYGPILSKRIRVTLRIPASRPVLTLRTPGTRAVVGDMVELRCEAQRGSPPILYRFYHEDVTLGSSLAPSGGGVSFNLSLTPEHSGNYSCEADNGLGAQRSEAVPLRVIVPVSRPVLTFNPAGAQVMVGDLLELRCEVQRGSPPILYWFYHEDVILGNTSAPFGGGSSFNLSLTTEHSGNYSCGADNGLGVQSSYMVTLNFTGLSTNKVIQITVGVIGWLLSMLGLAATASLVSHFRTQRKSGGLPGTGTPSYSPEEHREPSRSGPSSTDPRRPIHSEPAALMELQPVYSNVSPGHDNLVYSEIWSSHHTKENPAPSPKTHQKDEEPAIIYSEVKKAHPDDHEGQAHEDAAENYENLPRVPLALDR; this is translated from the exons ATGAGCTTTCCCTGCCATCGGCCAGGCCGGGTCGCAATGCTtctgcagctgctgctgctgaccCTGG CTTCCGGACAAGAGCAGCCAG CAACATCCCCAAAAGCTTTTCTTCTCCTCACACCTCCATGGTCCACAAccttcaaaggagagaaagtgacTCTCACCTGCAAGGATCACCATTCTCTGGTCCAGGGATACATATCTTGGTATCACAATGGGGATTTATGGACAAGAGGACCTGAAACAATCCAAATAAAGACGTCTGCACATTACTCATGCAAGACCCAAAGATCTTCCCTCAGTGACCCCGTGCATGTGGAATTTTTATCTG ACTGGCTGATCCTCCAGGCTTCTCACCCTGTCTTTGAAGGAGATGATGTATCTCTGAGATGCcgggggaagaaagaagaagatattaATGAAAAGATTTACtacagaaataacaaaagaattaAGCATGATTATAACTCAGAAGTCATAAGACTACATTCAGTGTCCAGGGACAATAGCAAATATCATTGTACTGCTTCTGTGAAATCTTTATGGACGCCATGGAGAACTTCAAAACCTTTAAAGATCCAAGTTCAAG AGCTGTTTCCACATCCTGTGCTGAGAGCCAGCTCCTCCCAGCCCATCGAGGGGAGCCCAGTGAGCCTGAAATGTGAGACCTGGCTCCCTCCACTGAGGTCACACATTCAGCTTCAGTTCTGTTTCTTCAGAGAAGATAAGGTCCTAGGATCTGGCTGGATCGACTCACCGGAGCTCCAGATCCTCACCATGTGGAGTGAAGACGCAGGGTCCTACTGGTGCCAGGCAAAGGCAGTGACCCCCAATATCACAAAAAAAAGCCTGAGATCCTGGATACATGTGCAGA GGATCCCTGTGTCTGATGTGAATCTAGAGATCCAGCCCCGTGGGGGCCAGCTGATTGAAGGAGAAGATCTGGTCCTTATCTGCTCAGTAGCCAAGGGTACAGGGACTGTCACGTTCTCCTGGCACCGGGAGGGCACAGAGAGGAGCTTGGGCAGGAAGATTCAGCATGCCCTGTCAGCAGAGCTACGGATAGCAGCCGTGAGGGAGCAGGATGCTGGGAGGTACTACTGCTCAGCCGACAACTTCTATGGCCCCATCCTCAGTAAACGGATCAGAGTCACACTGAGAA TTCCAGCGTCCCGCCCCGTCCTCACCCTCAGGACTCCCGGGACCCGGGCCGTGGTGGGGGACATGGTGGAGCTTCGCTGTGAGGCCCAGAGGGGCTCTCCCCCGATCCTGTACCGGTTTTATCACGAGGATGTCACCCTGGGGAGCAGCTTGGCCCCGTCTGGAGGAGGAGTGTCCTTCAACCTCTCTCTGACCCCAGAACATTCTGGAAACTACTCCTGTGAAGCCGACAATGGCCTGGGGGCCCAGCGCAGCGAGGCAGTACCACTCAGGGTCATAG TTCCAGTGTCCCGCCCTGTCCTCACCTTCAACCCTGCCGGGGCCCAGGTTATGGTGGGAGATTTGTTAGAACTTCGCTGCGAGGTCCAGAGAGGCTCCCCCCCGATCTTATACTGGTTTTATCATGAAGATGTCATCCTGGGGAACACCTCAGCCCCCTTTGGAGGAGGATCATCTTTTAACCTCTCCCTGACCACAGAGCATTCTGGAAATTACTCCTGTGGGGCTGACAATGGCCTGGGAGTCCAGAGCAGTTACATGGTGACACTCAACTTCACAG GGCTTTCCACGAACAAAGTAATCCAAATCACTGTGGGCGTCATCGGGTGGCTGCTAAGCATGCTTGGCCTTGCTGCTACTGCTTCTTTGGTGAGTCACTTCAGGACCCAAAGGAAATCAG GAGGACTTCCTGGCACTGGAACACCCAG TTACAGTCCCGAGGAGCATCGAGAGCCTTCCCGGTCCGGACCCTCCAGCACAGACCCCCGCAGGCCCATCCACTCTGAGCCAGCAGCCCTGATGGAGCTGCAGCCTGTGTATAGCAATG TGAGTCCTGGACATGACAATCTGGTTTATTCCGAGATCTGGAGTAGCCATCATACCAAGGAAAATCCAG CACCTTCACCAAAGACACATCAGAAGGATGAG GAACCAGCAATCATCTATTCAGAGGTGAAGAAGGCACATCCAGATGACCATGAAGGGCAGGCCCATGAAGATGCTGCAGAAAACTATGAGAATCTCCCACGTGTACCGCTGGCCCTGGACCGCTAG